CGAACAACTTCCGCGCCAACGGCAGCGACAAGCTGACGCAGAACTACCACACGGTCCGCATCGACCATGAGATTTCGCCGAAGGACCGCATCTTCGGGCGGCTCTCCTACGTCACCGCACCCGAGGACATCGCCGAGGTGATCGCCACCCGGGCCGCCGACGATCGCGCCGGCACCCGCACCAATCGCCATGGAAACGTGCTCGTCAGTTGGCAGCGCTCCATCTCGCCAACCGTCATCAACGAATTCAAATACATGTACGGCAACCGGATGCACATCAACCGCGGCGCCGGAACCGGATCGGGACTCAACGGCCAGTTGGGGATCGGCGGACCGGTGAATCCGGACGCACTGGCCCGCGTCAACGTTACCGGCTACGCCCCCATCGGCCAAGGCAACCACGAGCGCATTCAGCAGCCGATCCTCACCCAACAGTTCACCGACAACCTGATCTTCGTCCGCGGCAACCATTCGCTGAAGACCGGGTTCGAGTTCCGCTACTCGCGCAACAAGGACGACTTCAACGGGTCGACGGGCGGCGCGTTCAGTTTCGGCAACCGCGCCACCGGCGACGGGCTGGCGGAATTGCTGCTTGGTTGGACCAACTCGGCCGCGCTGGTGGACACCGATATCCTCGACACGCGCACCGATTACTACGGCGCATACATTCAAGATGACTGGAAAATCACCCCGCGGCTCACGCTGAACCTCGGCCTCCGCTGGGAGCTTGACACACCCCGTTGGGAGCGCAACAACCGGCAGAGCGGCTTCGATTCGTCAAAGATCAATCCCGTTTCCGGCACGCCCGGCGTCATCACGTTCGCCGGCGTGGACGGCGTCAGCAAGTATGCCCACCGCTTCGACAAGAACAATTTCGGCCCCCGCTTCGGCTTCGCCTTCCGCGCCACCAACAAACTGGTGCTCCGCGGCGGCTACGGCATCTCCTACAACGGCGCCTATCAGGGCGCGGTGCCGAACGCGTTCAACCAGGGCTACTCGATCAACGGATCCTTCGCGTCGCCGAACGGCGGCTTCACGCCCGCCTTCCTGCTTCGCGACGGCATGCCGGCCATCGCCCGATCCGAGCAGAACTCTTCGTTTGGCGCGGTCCCGGTTGGCGCTCGCGTCACCACGTCGCCGGACTTTCTGCAGCAGAATCAGTTGAGCGGCTACGCGCAGCAATGGAACTTCACCATCCAGCAGGAGTTGCCGTCGAACGTGCTGTTCGAGGCCGCCTACATCGCCAACGTGGGCCACAAACTCGGCGGCCCCGGCGTGAACATCAACCAGATTCCCCTGGTGAACGGGCGCGGTCCCGCGTCGCAAAGCCAGACGCTTCGGCCGTTCCCGCAGTTCAACGCGGTGAACCAGGTGAGTCCGCCGTGGGGCAACTCGACTTATCATTCGATGAACCTCAAGCTCGAGAAGCGCTACTCGCGCGGGTTGAGCTTCCTCGGCAATTACACGTGGGCCAAGTTCCTTGACGACGTCGAGAGCGGGAGCGAGTTGGGCGGCGCGACCAACAACGGCTATTCGCACATCCAGGCGCGCCAGCTCGACAAGGGCCTCTCCGGCAGCGACCTCCGTCACCGCATCGCGTTCAGCTCGCTCTACGATCTCCCCATCGGCAAGGGCCGCCTGTACCCGATCGACAATCCGGTGCTGAACCACGTCATCGGAGGCTGGACGATCGGCGGAATCGTCGAAGCCCGGTCCGGCGCCCCGTATGGCGTGGTTGAACAGACCAACCGGCTGAATACCTTCTCGGCGGCTCAGCGCCCCAACCTCCTCCGCGACCCCAAT
This DNA window, taken from Bryobacteraceae bacterium, encodes the following:
- a CDS encoding TonB-dependent receptor, which translates into the protein MSLRSAILILASVSASLHAQTRITGTVTDDSGAVVVGAVVTARNVETGITTNADSTATGVYTISFLNPGRYEILCEMSGFKRFSRSGVVLETGTTSTIDIQLQLGQVSETVSVEASVPLLESESSSVGQLIENKFILNMPIQSRRSAALVRLMGNISYRSEDGGEAVPKFSMAGGRSQNQMWALDGGVTQNMAIGVAQLSLNPPNEALQEFKAISNNYAAELGRTGGGYITMTTKSGTNDFHGSAYEWLRNDKLNARTFFAPTKAPLRYNIFGASIGGPIKKNKTFFFYNFEGGRRRTGVTVARNVPNPGEANGDFSNRVGFSLLDPATRVGAGAAQPFPGNIIPQSRLDPIGKAFAAFYPAPNVDGFNPTRAAANNFRANGSDKLTQNYHTVRIDHEISPKDRIFGRLSYVTAPEDIAEVIATRAADDRAGTRTNRHGNVLVSWQRSISPTVINEFKYMYGNRMHINRGAGTGSGLNGQLGIGGPVNPDALARVNVTGYAPIGQGNHERIQQPILTQQFTDNLIFVRGNHSLKTGFEFRYSRNKDDFNGSTGGAFSFGNRATGDGLAELLLGWTNSAALVDTDILDTRTDYYGAYIQDDWKITPRLTLNLGLRWELDTPRWERNNRQSGFDSSKINPVSGTPGVITFAGVDGVSKYAHRFDKNNFGPRFGFAFRATNKLVLRGGYGISYNGAYQGAVPNAFNQGYSINGSFASPNGGFTPAFLLRDGMPAIARSEQNSSFGAVPVGARVTTSPDFLQQNQLSGYAQQWNFTIQQELPSNVLFEAAYIANVGHKLGGPGVNINQIPLVNGRGPASQSQTLRPFPQFNAVNQVSPPWGNSTYHSMNLKLEKRYSRGLSFLGNYTWAKFLDDVESGSELGGATNNGYSHIQARQLDKGLSGSDLRHRIAFSSLYDLPIGKGRLYPIDNPVLNHVIGGWTIGGIVEARSGAPYGVVEQTNRLNTFSAAQRPNLLRDPNLDAGRSRADKIAMYFDTSAFEAPGAGVLGSASKTNGLGPGFFGLDLSVQKLFQLSERFGLTFRTDIVNAPNVPAFALPNQNRGNGAFGRIGGIATGTTAREIQLSLRLAW